In Desulfomonile tiedjei DSM 6799, a genomic segment contains:
- a CDS encoding ABC transporter ATP-binding protein: MSGNGSKPEEKKIKIRFTNFTKSFGDLLVLDNMNFSVMENEFLCIVGPTGCGKTTLCNLITTIYPPTSGEIEINGESANPRRHNISFVFQEPSAFPWRTLWDNVKFGLEIKEGSKSKEEIDERLSEIFRMVKLKGFEEYYPHQISMGMSQRVAIARAFVTRPDLLLMDEPFGQLDIKTRFHMMDEILRLWREIKATIIYVTHNLEEAVYLGQNILVLTQKPTHIKETVEVNLPHPRDYASPEFIDIRKRVTELVKWW; the protein is encoded by the coding sequence ATGAGCGGGAACGGGTCAAAGCCTGAGGAAAAGAAAATCAAGATCAGATTCACCAACTTCACTAAGTCGTTTGGCGATCTCCTGGTTTTGGACAACATGAACTTCAGTGTCATGGAAAACGAGTTCTTATGTATAGTCGGTCCCACTGGGTGCGGGAAGACGACTCTGTGCAATCTGATCACTACGATCTATCCCCCCACCAGTGGGGAGATTGAGATCAACGGGGAGTCGGCAAATCCGAGAAGGCATAACATTAGCTTCGTTTTTCAGGAACCTTCGGCTTTTCCCTGGCGTACACTCTGGGACAACGTCAAGTTCGGTTTGGAGATCAAGGAGGGCAGTAAAAGCAAAGAAGAAATCGACGAGAGGCTAAGCGAAATATTCCGCATGGTCAAGCTGAAAGGCTTCGAGGAATACTACCCTCATCAGATTTCCATGGGCATGAGTCAGAGGGTTGCCATCGCACGCGCGTTCGTGACGCGGCCCGATCTGCTGCTAATGGACGAACCTTTCGGCCAATTGGACATCAAGACAAGATTCCACATGATGGACGAAATCCTGAGACTGTGGCGTGAGATCAAGGCCACAATCATCTACGTGACCCACAACCTCGAGGAAGCGGTATACCTCGGTCAAAATATCCTGGTGCTTACTCAAAAGCCCACGCATATAAAGGAAACGGTTGAGGTAAACCTACCGCATCCCCGTGATTATGCCAGTCCAGAGTTTATCGACATCAGGAAGCGTGTCACCGAGCTTGTTAAATGGTGGTAG